From the genome of Apodemus sylvaticus chromosome 3, mApoSyl1.1, whole genome shotgun sequence, one region includes:
- the Adhfe1 gene encoding hydroxyacid-oxoacid transhydrogenase, mitochondrial isoform X1: MAAAARARITHLLRHLQSSACQCPTHSHTYSQAPGVSPSGKTTDYAFEMAVSNIRYGAGVTKEVGMDLQNMGAKNVCLMTDKNLSQLPPVQIVMDSLSKNGISFQVYDDVRVEPTDGSFMDAIEFAKKGAFDAYVAVGGGSTMDTCKAANLYASSPRSEFLDYVNAPIGKGKPVTVPLKPLIAVPTTSGTGSETTGVAIFDYEHLKVKTGIASRAIKPTLGLVDPLHTLHMPRQVVANSGFDVLCHALESYTAIPYSMRSPCPSNPIQRPAYQGSNPISDIWAVHALRIVAKYLKRAVRNPDDLEARSNMHLASAFAGIGFGNAGVHLCHGMSYPISGLVKTYKAKEYNVDHPLVPHGLSVVLTSPAVFTFTAQMFPERHLETAEILGANIRTAKTQDAGPVLADALRKFLFDLNVEDGLAALGYSKDDIPSLVKGTLPQERVTKLAPRAQSEEDLSALFEASMKLY; encoded by the exons ATGGCCGCAGCTGCACGCGCTCGCATCACACACTTGCTGAGGCACCTGCAAAGCTCAGC aTGTCAGTGCCCAACTCATTCTCACACGTACTCCCAAG cCCCTGGAGTCTCCCCTTCAGGAAAAACAACAGATTACGCCTTTGAG aTGGCTGTCTCAAATATTAGATATGGAGCAGGGGTTACAAAGGAAGTAGGCATG GATCTACAGAACATGGGAGCTAAGAATGTTTGCTTGATGACAGACAAGAACCTCTCCCAGCTCCCTCCTGTACAAATAGTTATGGATTCCCTGTCAAAGAACGGCATCAGTTTTCAGGTTTATGATGACGTGAGGGTAGAACCTACAGATGGAAG CTTCATGGATGCGATTGAATTTGCCAAAAAGGGAGCCTTTGACGCCTATGTCGCTGTGGGCGGGGGCTCCACCATGGACACCTGTAAAGCGGCTAATCTGTATGCATCCAGCCCTCGCTCCGAGTTCCTTGATTATGTCAATGCCCCCATCGGCAAGGGGAAGCCAGTAACTGTGCCTCTTAAACCTCTGATCGCAG TTCCCACGACCTCGGGGACCGGCAGTGAGACTACCGGGGTTGCCATTTTTGACTATGAACATCTGAAAGTAAAAACTG GCATTGCCTCACGAGCCATCAAGCCCACCCTGGGGCTGGTCGACCCCCTGCACACTCTCCACATGCCTCGCCAGGTGGTTGCCAACAGTGGCTTCGACGTCCTCTG CCACGCTCTGGAGTCATACACCGCCATTCCCTACAGCATGCGGAGCCCCTGCCCTTCCAATCCCATCCAACGACCGGCGTACCAGGGCAGCAACCCAATCAGCGACATCTGGGCAGTCCACGCACTGCGGATCGTCGCCAAATATCTGAAGAG GGCTGTCAGAAACCCCGACGATCTGGAAGCAAGGTCTAATATGCACTTGGCAAGCGCTTTTGCCGGCATTGGCTTCGGAAATGCTGGTGTTCATCTGTG ccATGGAATGTCTTACCCCATTTCAGGTTTAGTGAAGACATATAAAGCCAAGGAATACAATGTGGATCACCCTCTGGtg CCTCATGGCCTTTCTGTGGTGCTCACCTCTCCTGCAGTGTTCACCTTCACAGCCCAGATGTTTCCAGAGCGGCACCTGGAGACAGCAGAGATATTAG GAGCCAATATCCGCACCGCCAAGACTCAAGATGCTGGGCCTGTGTTGGCAGATGCCCTCCGAAAATTCCTATTTGACCTAAATGTTGAGGACGGCCTCGCTGCTCTTGGTTATTCCAAGGATGACATTCCTTCACTGGTAAAAGGAACACTGCCCCAG
- the Adhfe1 gene encoding hydroxyacid-oxoacid transhydrogenase, mitochondrial isoform X2, with amino-acid sequence MSAASKDLQNMGAKNVCLMTDKNLSQLPPVQIVMDSLSKNGISFQVYDDVRVEPTDGSFMDAIEFAKKGAFDAYVAVGGGSTMDTCKAANLYASSPRSEFLDYVNAPIGKGKPVTVPLKPLIAVPTTSGTGSETTGVAIFDYEHLKVKTGIASRAIKPTLGLVDPLHTLHMPRQVVANSGFDVLCHALESYTAIPYSMRSPCPSNPIQRPAYQGSNPISDIWAVHALRIVAKYLKRAVRNPDDLEARSNMHLASAFAGIGFGNAGVHLCHGMSYPISGLVKTYKAKEYNVDHPLVPHGLSVVLTSPAVFTFTAQMFPERHLETAEILGANIRTAKTQDAGPVLADALRKFLFDLNVEDGLAALGYSKDDIPSLVKGTLPQERVTKLAPRAQSEEDLSALFEASMKLY; translated from the exons ATGTCTGCAGCTTCAAAG GATCTACAGAACATGGGAGCTAAGAATGTTTGCTTGATGACAGACAAGAACCTCTCCCAGCTCCCTCCTGTACAAATAGTTATGGATTCCCTGTCAAAGAACGGCATCAGTTTTCAGGTTTATGATGACGTGAGGGTAGAACCTACAGATGGAAG CTTCATGGATGCGATTGAATTTGCCAAAAAGGGAGCCTTTGACGCCTATGTCGCTGTGGGCGGGGGCTCCACCATGGACACCTGTAAAGCGGCTAATCTGTATGCATCCAGCCCTCGCTCCGAGTTCCTTGATTATGTCAATGCCCCCATCGGCAAGGGGAAGCCAGTAACTGTGCCTCTTAAACCTCTGATCGCAG TTCCCACGACCTCGGGGACCGGCAGTGAGACTACCGGGGTTGCCATTTTTGACTATGAACATCTGAAAGTAAAAACTG GCATTGCCTCACGAGCCATCAAGCCCACCCTGGGGCTGGTCGACCCCCTGCACACTCTCCACATGCCTCGCCAGGTGGTTGCCAACAGTGGCTTCGACGTCCTCTG CCACGCTCTGGAGTCATACACCGCCATTCCCTACAGCATGCGGAGCCCCTGCCCTTCCAATCCCATCCAACGACCGGCGTACCAGGGCAGCAACCCAATCAGCGACATCTGGGCAGTCCACGCACTGCGGATCGTCGCCAAATATCTGAAGAG GGCTGTCAGAAACCCCGACGATCTGGAAGCAAGGTCTAATATGCACTTGGCAAGCGCTTTTGCCGGCATTGGCTTCGGAAATGCTGGTGTTCATCTGTG ccATGGAATGTCTTACCCCATTTCAGGTTTAGTGAAGACATATAAAGCCAAGGAATACAATGTGGATCACCCTCTGGtg CCTCATGGCCTTTCTGTGGTGCTCACCTCTCCTGCAGTGTTCACCTTCACAGCCCAGATGTTTCCAGAGCGGCACCTGGAGACAGCAGAGATATTAG GAGCCAATATCCGCACCGCCAAGACTCAAGATGCTGGGCCTGTGTTGGCAGATGCCCTCCGAAAATTCCTATTTGACCTAAATGTTGAGGACGGCCTCGCTGCTCTTGGTTATTCCAAGGATGACATTCCTTCACTGGTAAAAGGAACACTGCCCCAG
- the Rrs1 gene encoding ribosome biogenesis regulatory protein homolog, producing the protein MEGQSVEELLAKAEQQEAEKLQRITVHKELELEFDLGNLLASDRNPPTVLRQAGPSPEAELRALARDNTQLLINQLWQLPTERVEEAVVARLPEPATRLPREKPLPRPRPLTRWQQFARLKGIRPKKKTNLVWDEVSGQWRRRWGYKRARDDTKEWLIEVPASADPMEDQFAKRIQAKKERVAKNELNRLRNLARAHKMQMPSSAGLHPTGHQSKEELGRAMQVAKVSTASVGRFQERLPKEKAPRGAGKKRKFQPLFGDFAAEKKNQLELLRVMNSKKPQLDVTRATNKQMREEDQEEAARKRQMRHKGKRKGQGPAGRRKGGPPGQGERRKGGSGGKKHPRPPAFGGKGGKRRK; encoded by the coding sequence ATGGAGGGCCAAAGCGTGGAGGAGTTGCTGGCCAAGGCAGAGCAGCAGGAGGCGGAGAAGCTGCAGCGCATCACGGTGCACAAGGAGCTAGAGCTGGAGTTCGACCTGGGCAACCTGCTGGCTTCGGACCGCAACCCCCCGACGGTGCTGCGCCAGGCGGGACCCTCGCCGGAGGCCGAGCTGCGGGCCCTGGCGCGGGACAACACGCAGCTCCTCATCAATCAGCTGTGGCAGCTGCCGACCGAGCGCGTGGAGGAGGCGGTGGTAGCGCGCTTGCCGGAGCCCGCCACTCGCCTGCCCCGCGAGAAGCCGCTGCCGCGACCTCGGCCGCTCACCCGCTGGCAGCAGTTCGCGCGCCTGAAAGGGATCCGTCCCAAGAAGAAGACCAACCTCGTGTGGGACGAGGTGAGTGGCCAGTGGCGGCGTCGTTGGGGCTACAAGCGCGCCCGGGACGACACGAAGGAATGGCTGATCGAGGTGCCTGCGAGCGCCGACCCCATGGAGGACCAGTTCGCCAAGAGGATCCAGGCCAAGAAAGAGCGCGTGGCCAAGAACGAGCTGAACCGTCTGCGGAACCTGGCCCGCGCGCACAAGATGCAGATGCCCAGCTCGGCCGGCCTGCACCCTACGGGACACCAGAGCAAGGAGGAGCTGGGCCGCGCCATGCAAGTGGCCAAGGTCTCCACCGCCTCGGTGGGACGCTTCCAGGAGCGCCTCCCCAAGGAGAAGGCTCCCCGGGGCGCCGGCAAGAAGAGGAAGTTTCAGCCCCTCTTTGGGGACTTCGCGGCCGAGAAGAAGAACCAGTTGGAGCTCCTTCGAGTCATGAACAGCAAGAAGCCGCAGCTGGACGTGACGAGGGCCACCAACAAGCAGATGAGGGAAGAGGACCAAGAGGAGGCTGCCAGGAAGCGGCAGATGCGCCACAAGGGCAAGAGAAAGGGGCAAGGACCTGCGGGCAGGAGGAAGGGCGGCCCGCCGGGGCAGGGGGAGCGAAGGAAAGGAGGCTCGGGAGGCAAGAAGCACCCCCGGCCGCCTGCTTTCGGTGGCAAgggtgggaagaggagaaagTAG